Part of the Eshraghiella crossota genome is shown below.
CCGTGGTTCCGTTTGAAAGAACAGTTGTTGTACTGCCTGTTCTCATTTCAACAATTGCTATTGACGATTCCGTCTTATAATTTAATGCTAAGGACGTAACATCATTGGCAACTCTCATGGTGTATTTATACGTATTCATTTTAAAAGTCTCATTAAATCCCGACTTGCTTGAGGAAAGTGAAGTCAGATATGTACTGCCTTCCGCCCTTGTAACTTTAACCTTATAAGTCTTGGTTGTACCATATTCTGATTTACAGACAATATTGAACTCATTATTGCCGACTTTAAGGCTATGTGTTCCCGTTCCCGATATTGAAGATGTCTTGGCATAAGCTGATGCCGACAATTTGATCTGTGAAACCTTATACGGAACAACCAGTGAATATTCCGTTCTCTCCGAATTAAAACTTGGTGTAAGGTTAGCATTACTGCTCTTTCCGTCCATATCTATAAGTGTTGCGCTTATTCCTGAAAGCCTTGTATTAGGATTAGCCGTTGTTCTTTCATCACCTGAAGGTGAAGCCGGCTTTTTACATGATGAAGGCATATTTTTATATACAGGGATTCTGAATACAAAGGACGAATTAAGAAGTCCTGCATTCTTATAAGTCTCATATATCTTACTGCCTTCAGTCAGTGTTGCGGTAAGATTCTGTGCATACTGCTTCCAGTAATAATATTTAGGATTGACCACACTGAACATTTCAAAATATATTGTATCCTGGCCTATTCCTATGTAACCTGTATATACTTTAACGGCACCGCCCATTATTGCAAGATATGGGCTTGTCCAGCCTTCAGCCTTCGCTTCCTTGCCTCCGTTATTAATAACGGTCTGCTTGCCATCTCCCGCAGCTCCTATGTTAAAAAAGTTATAATATACCGCGTTGCCGTCGCCATTTGCCTGATAAAAATGACTGCCGTCTTTGGTTGACACACCTTTACCAAGTTCATCATTGCTTGTACCTTTTTCCTGACGAAGTCTTACAGCAAGATGTATGGCACTTACCTTAGACTTTTTGGCTGCTTCAACTATTACCTGGGCATAAGTCATATTATTAGGTGCACCGGGACATTTTGCATTACACATAAATGTTCCGTTAAGAGTTGAATTAACAAGTTCAACCGTATCATGATTTCCGTCATAACTTAACTTTTCAAACATATATATATAACTCTCGTTAAGCCAGTTTCTTGGATCCATAATGTATGAAATAGCTGACGTTGATGCTTGATTCCAGTATCCCGTATCAAAGCTTACCCAGTTATTGGCGGAGTAGTTATACGCACCCGCTACATCATCATAAGCTTTCCAGGCTGTCGGTGTCTGATACCACGCCCATTCGCCGTTAGACTTCAGGTCTGCCAGTCCTAATGACATACTGTGTCCTGCTGCCGGAACAAGTTTTCTTTTTAACAGTGCCTCGTTCTTAAGCACTTCATTCCAGTCAAGTCCTGTATTGAACGCTTCAAAAGTCCAGTTAGGATGTTTATCATGCAGTGCCTGTATGTAAGGTCTGTATGATTCCGGAAAAGACTTAAGTGTCTGTTCAAATGAGGTATCTGCCATAATATCGTATATATTTTTTCCGACGATACCTCCTACCAGTAAAACAACTGCAGTAAGGAGACATACTATTTTTTTATAAATTTTCTTTGTATTGCTCATTACTTTATCCTGTCAAATATTATTTATTTACATTATAAAAAGAAATGCCCTCAAGGTCAACCTAAGGGCACTTCCAGATATTGTATTTTTTGTGAATATTCTGTGAAATTACAGATTCAAACCCTTTGCTTCATCACAGCCAAGCACAATGTTCATACACTGTATCGCAGCACCTGACGCACCTTTTCCAAGATTGTCAAAACGTGATGAAAGAAGGATTCTGTCATCATTACCGCAAATGTATATTTCCATTCCGTCCCATCCGGAACATGAGTTGGCTGCCATAAAACCATTAAGTTCTTCTGTCTGTGCATCGAAAGGTTTTACATTGATAAATTTCTCACCCTTGTAGAAATCTGCAAATACTTTCTGAAGTTCCTCAGGCTTCATGCCTATCATATCCACATAAAGCGGGATATTGACAATCATTCCGCTGTAATAATCGTCTACGATAGGGGTAAAAAGAGGTTCCCTTGAAAGTCCTGTAATCGCTTTCATTTCTTTTAGATGTTTATGTTTCTGCGTAAGTGCATACTCTCTTGGAGCATTCATTTCCACAGTCTTCTCATCCGATTCATATATGGCAATAGTCTTTTTGCCTGCCCCGCTGTAACCTGAAAGGGCAAATGCAGAAATCGGAAAATCAGGTCCTATTATTCCCATTTTCACAAGCGGATAAGCAAGTGAAATAAATCCTGAAGCATAGCAGCCAGGATTGGCAATTTTCTTGCTGTTTCTGATATTTTCCCTGAATTCTTCCGAAAGTTCAGGAAATCCGTAAGCCCAGCCCGGACTTGTCCTGTGTGCCGTAGAGGCATCTATTATTGTAACATTTTCATTTTCCACAAGGGAAACGGCTTCAATTGCAGCCGCATCAGGGAGACACAAAAAAGTTATGTCCGATTCATTTATATATTTTCGTCTTTCATTAACATCCTTACGAAGTTCACTTGGGATTGTAAGTATCTCTATATCATCCCTGCCTTTGAATCGCTCATTGATTCTAAGACCTGTAGTACCCTCGCTTCCGTCAATATATACTTTTGTCATAGTATACTCCTTAGTCCATATTCTCTATAGCCTTACCTATATCATGGCGCATATATTTGTTTTCAAAATCAACCCATTCGGTTGCAGCGTAAGCATTGGCTCTTGCTTCTTTGAGTGTATCGCCTTTTGCGGTAATTCCGAGAACTCGTCCGCCGTTAGTCACAATGTTGCCGTTGTCATCAAACTTTGTTCCGGCATGGAAACAGTAATAACCGTCTTTGCCTTTGAAATTATCAA
Proteins encoded:
- the argC gene encoding N-acetyl-gamma-glutamyl-phosphate reductase, with protein sequence MTKVYIDGSEGTTGLRINERFKGRDDIEILTIPSELRKDVNERRKYINESDITFLCLPDAAAIEAVSLVENENVTIIDASTAHRTSPGWAYGFPELSEEFRENIRNSKKIANPGCYASGFISLAYPLVKMGIIGPDFPISAFALSGYSGAGKKTIAIYESDEKTVEMNAPREYALTQKHKHLKEMKAITGLSREPLFTPIVDDYYSGMIVNIPLYVDMIGMKPEELQKVFADFYKGEKFINVKPFDAQTEELNGFMAANSCSGWDGMEIYICGNDDRILLSSRFDNLGKGASGAAIQCMNIVLGCDEAKGLNL
- a CDS encoding cadherin-like beta sandwich domain-containing protein, whose product is MSNTKKIYKKIVCLLTAVVLLVGGIVGKNIYDIMADTSFEQTLKSFPESYRPYIQALHDKHPNWTFEAFNTGLDWNEVLKNEALLKRKLVPAAGHSMSLGLADLKSNGEWAWYQTPTAWKAYDDVAGAYNYSANNWVSFDTGYWNQASTSAISYIMDPRNWLNESYIYMFEKLSYDGNHDTVELVNSTLNGTFMCNAKCPGAPNNMTYAQVIVEAAKKSKVSAIHLAVRLRQEKGTSNDELGKGVSTKDGSHFYQANGDGNAVYYNFFNIGAAGDGKQTVINNGGKEAKAEGWTSPYLAIMGGAVKVYTGYIGIGQDTIYFEMFSVVNPKYYYWKQYAQNLTATLTEGSKIYETYKNAGLLNSSFVFRIPVYKNMPSSCKKPASPSGDERTTANPNTRLSGISATLIDMDGKSSNANLTPSFNSERTEYSLVVPYKVSQIKLSASAYAKTSSISGTGTHSLKVGNNEFNIVCKSEYGTTKTYKVKVTRAEGSTYLTSLSSSKSGFNETFKMNTYKYTMRVANDVTSLALNYKTESSIAIVEMRTGSTTTVLSNGTTGNINLPVGTTKVYIDVYPSASDRSERKTYEVDITRLTKVSVDFKELILKDQYIHNFAVGDTVNTALQRLKVTGGTAQITDSSGNVKSGDKIIGTGDMLRIHDSNGALYMSKNIVIYGDVNGDGKIDIYDFAYIRKLIIKKTGLSGIFLEAADIHKENKGVDIYDFAVMRRYIIKGTAIEQK